Proteins found in one Methylobacterium sp. CB376 genomic segment:
- a CDS encoding sulfotransferase domain-containing protein translates to MDSQMSSHHPFVILAMPRVGTHFLEELLNEHPNIYSRGELLNQYEGNWPDKSRLLLSDRGLLEVAYLQYTAKSVKAEVTHVGCKINEPQFRDRPGIFDELVAWPGLKVILMVRVNVLESLRSLVQARQSGRWLKFSSDGGGALPPRVRLSTADCEAYFRLSDCFNARVVHSFGSGAVMVVRYEDVTRDRNACVNSVWSFLGVRPHQPSGLTDLQRQEMRPLIETVQNFDELRRYFSGGPYQKFFQSRDTR, encoded by the coding sequence ATGGACAGCCAGATGTCTTCGCATCATCCCTTCGTTATACTGGCAATGCCGAGAGTGGGTACACACTTTCTCGAGGAATTGCTTAACGAGCATCCCAACATCTACAGCAGAGGCGAGCTTTTAAATCAGTATGAAGGCAATTGGCCCGACAAAAGTCGGTTGTTACTTAGCGATCGAGGGCTCCTCGAGGTTGCGTACCTGCAATATACCGCAAAATCTGTCAAGGCAGAAGTGACGCACGTTGGCTGCAAGATCAACGAACCTCAATTTCGCGACCGTCCCGGCATATTTGACGAGCTTGTTGCGTGGCCTGGTCTTAAAGTCATTCTTATGGTTCGCGTTAATGTCTTGGAGTCGCTTCGCTCGCTTGTCCAGGCAAGACAATCTGGCCGTTGGCTGAAGTTTAGCTCCGACGGCGGAGGCGCGCTGCCGCCGCGTGTCCGGCTATCGACAGCTGACTGTGAGGCATACTTCAGGCTTTCTGATTGTTTTAACGCGCGAGTTGTACATTCCTTTGGGTCTGGTGCTGTTATGGTGGTTCGTTATGAAGATGTCACTCGCGATCGGAACGCTTGCGTGAATTCAGTTTGGAGCTTTTTGGGAGTTCGACCGCATCAGCCTTCTGGTTTGACCGATCTTCAACGCCAGGAGATGCGGCCTTTGATAGAAACGGTCCAAAATTTCGATGAATTAAGGCGCTACTTCTCCGGCGGCCCTTACCAGAAATTTTTTCAATCGAGAGATACACGCTGA
- a CDS encoding ABC transporter permease, whose product MTGDFAAALPANAWNWLAVWLRNYQAWKKIAPASILGNLADPTIYLVGLGFGVGLMIDQVEGSPYIAFLAAGMVATAAMTSATFEIIHAAFARMHAQRTWEAILYTQLTLGDVILGELAWAATRAFLAGSGIIIIAGVLGYAAWPSAFYALPVIALTGLAFASLAMLVAALARSYDHFVFYQTLFITPMLFLCGAVFPVNQLPSELKNLTSVLPLVHSIELIRPVMLGRSTSGVGVHIFVLCAYAILPFFFATAMLRRCLLR is encoded by the coding sequence ATGACGGGAGATTTTGCAGCGGCTCTTCCCGCCAATGCGTGGAACTGGCTAGCGGTGTGGCTCCGCAACTATCAAGCCTGGAAGAAAATTGCACCTGCATCAATTCTTGGTAATCTTGCCGATCCAACGATTTACCTGGTTGGTCTTGGATTCGGCGTCGGACTGATGATCGATCAAGTTGAGGGAAGTCCGTATATCGCCTTTCTTGCTGCAGGTATGGTCGCGACTGCCGCCATGACCTCGGCGACTTTCGAAATAATCCACGCGGCTTTCGCACGCATGCACGCCCAGCGCACTTGGGAAGCAATTCTGTATACACAACTCACGCTTGGCGATGTTATTCTCGGGGAACTAGCGTGGGCAGCCACAAGGGCTTTTCTAGCGGGGTCCGGAATCATCATCATCGCGGGCGTGCTTGGCTACGCCGCTTGGCCGTCCGCATTTTATGCGCTGCCCGTCATTGCGCTCACTGGTCTTGCCTTCGCAAGCTTAGCTATGCTTGTTGCTGCTTTGGCGCGCAGTTACGATCATTTTGTATTTTATCAGACCCTTTTTATCACACCCATGTTGTTTCTGTGTGGCGCAGTATTCCCCGTCAATCAGTTGCCGAGCGAGCTTAAAAATTTAACCTCGGTCTTGCCATTGGTCCATTCGATCGAGCTCATTCGCCCAGTGATGCTCGGACGGTCGACCAGCGGTGTCGGCGTGCATATTTTCGTGCTTTGCGCGTACGCGATACTGCCATTTTTCTTTGCGACAGCAATGCTTCGCCGGTGTCTCCTACGGTGA